The sequence below is a genomic window from Microbacterium sp. cx-55.
ATGTGCTCGTCTGCTCGACCGGACTCATCGGAACCGGCGACGAGGTCTTCCGCGCGAAGGTGCTGCAGGGCGTCGACGCCGGCGTGGCGGCGCTTTCTCCGGGCGGCGGCGATGACGCGGCGCACGCGATCATGACGACCGACTCGGTCGCGAAGACGAGCGTGGTCCGGGGCGCGGGCTGGTCGATCGGGGGGATCGCGAAGGGCGCGGGGATGCTGGCGCCCGGTCTCGCGACGATGCTCGTGGTGATCACGACGGATGCCGTGCTCGACGCCGCTGACGCCGATGCCCATCTGCGGGCGGCCACCCACGTGAGCTTCGACCGGCTCGACTCGGACGGGTGCATGTCGACGAACGATCAGGTGACGCTGATGGTCAGCGGTGCGTCCGGAGTCGTGCCGGCGCCGGACGCGTTCCGTGCCGCGCTCACCGAGCTCTGCGACGACCTCGCGCGTCAGCTGCAGGGTGACGCCGAGGGGGCGAGCCACAACATCACCATTCGGATCACGAACGCCGCATCCGAAGACGACGCCGTCGAGGTCGGCCGGTCGATCGCACGGAACAACCTGTTCAAGGCGGCGATCTTCGGCAACGACCCCAACTGGGGGCGCGTGCTCGCCGCAATCGGCACGACCGAGGCCGAGTTCGACCCCTACGACGTCGACGTCTGGATGAACGGCGTGCGCGTGTGCACGGCCGGCGGCCCCGACCGGCCGCGTGAGGACGTCGACCTGACGCCCCGCGCGACCGACGTGGTCGTGGACCTCCGAGTCGGAGACGCGACCGCCACGATCCGCACGAACGACCTGACGCACGACTACGTCCACGAGAACAGCGCGTACTCCTCATGACTGATATCGACCTGCAGGACACGGATCCCGCGGAAGCCAGTGCGAAAGCCGCGGCGCTCATCGAATCGCTGCCCTGGCTGCGGCGCTTCCGCGATCAGATCGTCGTGGTGAAGTACGGCGGCAACGCGATGGTCTCCGACGAGCTCCAAGACGCCTTCGCGGCCGACATCGCCTACCTCCGCTACGTGGGCGCGAAGCCCGTCGTGGTGCACGGCGGGGGGCCGCAGATCTCCGACATGCTCGACCGGCTGGCGATCCCGAGCGAGTTCAAGGGCGGCTACCGCGTCACCTCGACCGAGGCGATCACCGTCGTCCGGATGGTGCTGACCGGTCAGATCAACCCGCAACTGGTCGCGAAGATCAACGCCCACGGGCCGGTCGCGACGGGGCTGTCCGGCGAGGATGCGGGGCTCTTCGGGGGGCGCCGTCGCGGCGTGATCATCGAGGGCGTCGAGCACGATCTCGGCCGCGTGGGCGATGTCGTGCAGGTCGATCCGCAGCCGATCATCGATCAGCTCGAGGCCGGCCGCATCCCGGTCGTGTCGTCGATCGCTCCCGATCTGGATCGTCCGGGCCACTCGCTGAACGTCAACGCGGATGCGGCGGCCGCGGCGCTCGCCGTCGCGCTCGGCGCGATCAAGCTCGTCGTGCTGACGGACGTGCCCGGGCTCTACGCCGACTGGCCGAACCGGGACTCGCTCGTCTCGCACCTGGATTCGACGGAGCTGCGCGAGATGCTGCCGCGACTCGAGTCGGGGATGATCCCGAAGATGCAGGCGTGCCTGGATGCGGTCTCCGGCGGTGTCGGGACGGCCGCCATCATCGACGGCCGTGTGCCGCATTCGGTGCTCGTGGAGTTGTTCACAGAAAAAGGAATCGGAACAGAGGTGGTGCGGTGATGTCGAATGCGACCGAGACGGTGACGTGGCAAGAGGACGCCCGACGCGACCTCGTGCGGAGCTTCGGCGACCGGATGGCGATGTTCGTCCGTGGCGAGGGTGCGTATCTGTGGGATGACGCCGATAAGCGCTACCTCGATTTCCTCGCCGGTATCGCCGTGGACTCGCTGGGACACGCGCATCCGGTGTTCGTGGAAGCCGTCGCGACTCAGGCCGCTCGGCTCGCGCATGTCTCGAACTACTTCGCGACGCCGCCGCAGCTCGGGCTCGCTGCCCGGCTGAAGCGGATCTCGGGGGCGGGCGAGGCGGGCCGCGTCTACTTCGGCAACTCCGGCGCCGAGGCGAACGAGGCCGCGTTCAAGCTCGCCCGGTTGCACGGCGGCACCGAACGGCCCCGCGTGCTGGCGTTGAAGGACGCGTTCCACGGTCGGACCATGGGATCGCTCGCGCTGACCGGCAAACCGGCGATGCAGGAACCGTTCCTGCCGATGATCGCCGGGGTGGAGTTCATCGATTCGACCGTCGACGCGCTCGAGGAGGCTCTGGACGATCGGGTCGCGGCGCTGTTCATCGAACCCATCAAGGGGGAGGCGGGCGTGCTGCCGCTTCCGGAGGGCTACCTCGCCGCGGCGCGGAAGCTCACCACCCGGCACGGTGCGCTGCTCATCATCGACGAGGTCCAGACGGGTGCCGGACGCACCGGCGACTGGTTCGCGTTCCAGCACGACGGCATCACCCCCGATGCGATCACGGTCGCCAAGGGCATGGGTGGGGGGTTCCCGATCGGGGCGCTCGTCACCTTCGGTGCGGCTAGCGACCTGTTCTACCCGGGCACGCACGGGTCGACGTTCGGGGGCAACGCGCTCGCCACCGCCGTCTCCAACGCGGTCCTGGACGAGATCGAGCGGGCCGACCTCGTCGGCAACGCGGCTACCCGCGGAGCGCAGCTGCAGTCGGCGATCGACGGCATCGGGTCGCCTCTCGTCGCGGAGGTCCGTGGCCGCGGGCTACTGCTCGGGGTCGGGCTCACCCGTCCCGTGGCGAAGGCCGTGACGGCGGCCGCGCAGGAGCACGGTCTCATCGTGAACGCCGCGAACGACTCGACGATCCGCCTGGCGCCGCCGCTCACGATCGGCGACGTCGAGATCGACGAGTTCATCCGGTTGTTCACCGCGGCGCTCGCGACGGTGAGCGACGCTCTTCTTCTCGACGAACCGGATGCATCCGCATCCGCCCCCACGGAGGCCCCCGCATGACCCGCCACCTGCTGCGCGACGACGACCTGACCGCCGCTGAGCAGTCCGAGATCCTCGACCTCGCGATCGAACTGAAGAAGGACCGCTGGGCGCAGAAGCCGCTCGCGGGTCCGCAGACGGTCGCCGTGATCTTCGACAAGTCCTCCACCCGCACGCGCGTGTCCTTCGCCGTCGGCATCGCCGACCTCGGGGGATCTCCGCTGATCATCTCGACCGCGAACAGCCAGCTCGGCGGCAAGGAGACCCCCTCCGACACCGCCCGCGTCCTCGAGCGTCAGGTCGCCGCGATCGTCTGGCGCACCTATGCGCAGGCGGGGCTGGAGGAGATGGCGCGCGGTACCCGCGTGCCCGTCGTCAATGCCCTCAGCGATGACTTCCACCCGTGCCAGTTGCTCGCCGACCTGTTGACGATCCGCGAGCACAAGGGCGATCTCGCCGGCCTCACGCTGACGTTCTTCGGTGACGGCCGGTCGAACATGGCGCACTCGTACATCCTCGCCGGGGTGACCGCGGGGATGCATGTGCGGGTCGCCGCTCCCGAGTCCTACGCCCCGCGCGCCGACGTCATCCGCGACGCGGAGGTGCGTGCCGCGGAGACGGGTGGGTCGATCGCGCTGTTCACGGATGCGACCGAGGCCGCCGCCGGCGCGGATGTCGTGGTGACCGACACGTGGGTGTCGATGGGCAAGGAAGAAGAGAAGGCCACGCGCCTGCGCGAACTCGGCGAGTACAAGGTCACCCGCGACACGATGGCCCTCGCCGACGACGAGGCGATCTTCATCCACTGCCTCCCCGCGGACCGCGGGTACGAGGTTGAGGCCGAGGTCATCGACGGTCCGCAGAGCGTCGTCTGGGACGAGGCCGAGAACCGTCTGCACGCCCAGAAGGCGCTGCTGGTCTGGCTGCTGCGGCAGCAGTGACCGAGATGGCGGAGCCACCTGCCGGACGGATGCGGACGAACATCCGGCGTCTGGCGGGTGGCGAGCGCCTCGCCGGGATCGACCTCGCCCGCGGTCTGGCGGTGCTCGGCATGCTCGCCGCGCATCTGCTGGAGACGGGCGAGTTCTCGCTGGGTAGGCCCGGTACCTGGATCGCGGTGGTGGACGGGCGCTCGTCCATCCTCTTCGCAGTGCTCGCGGGCGTCTCGATCGCGCTGACGACCGGGGGAACACGACCCGTGTCCGGCGCCGCGCTGGCCGCCGCCCGCGGCCGACTGGCGGTGCGCGCCGTCGTGCTGTGGGTGCTCGGCATCTTGCTCATCTCGACCGGCGTCCCGATCTACGTCATCCTGCCCGCCTACGCGGTGCTGTTCCTCATCGCCATCCCGTTGCTCACTCTGCGCGTGGAGGCGCTGTTCGTCCTGGCGGCGGGCCTGCTGCTGGTCATGCCGTTCGTGCAGGCGGCGCTCGGGCTCCTGCCGATCTGGGAGACGGCCGCCGGGGCGTCGTTGGCACTCGTGATCGGCTGGGCGTACCCGTTCCCGCTCTGGGCGGGGTTCATCGTGCTCGGGCTCGCGGT
It includes:
- the argJ gene encoding bifunctional glutamate N-acetyltransferase/amino-acid acetyltransferase ArgJ; protein product: MSVTVPSGFEAAGVAVGLKSTGKPDVAVVVNRGPLKVGAAVFTSNRAKANPIIWSQQAIADGVVEAIVLNSGGANCFTGAFGFQTTHETAERAASLLGIGAGDVLVCSTGLIGTGDEVFRAKVLQGVDAGVAALSPGGGDDAAHAIMTTDSVAKTSVVRGAGWSIGGIAKGAGMLAPGLATMLVVITTDAVLDAADADAHLRAATHVSFDRLDSDGCMSTNDQVTLMVSGASGVVPAPDAFRAALTELCDDLARQLQGDAEGASHNITIRITNAASEDDAVEVGRSIARNNLFKAAIFGNDPNWGRVLAAIGTTEAEFDPYDVDVWMNGVRVCTAGGPDRPREDVDLTPRATDVVVDLRVGDATATIRTNDLTHDYVHENSAYSS
- the argB gene encoding acetylglutamate kinase, which gives rise to MTDIDLQDTDPAEASAKAAALIESLPWLRRFRDQIVVVKYGGNAMVSDELQDAFAADIAYLRYVGAKPVVVHGGGPQISDMLDRLAIPSEFKGGYRVTSTEAITVVRMVLTGQINPQLVAKINAHGPVATGLSGEDAGLFGGRRRGVIIEGVEHDLGRVGDVVQVDPQPIIDQLEAGRIPVVSSIAPDLDRPGHSLNVNADAAAAALAVALGAIKLVVLTDVPGLYADWPNRDSLVSHLDSTELREMLPRLESGMIPKMQACLDAVSGGVGTAAIIDGRVPHSVLVELFTEKGIGTEVVR
- a CDS encoding acetylornithine transaminase, coding for MSNATETVTWQEDARRDLVRSFGDRMAMFVRGEGAYLWDDADKRYLDFLAGIAVDSLGHAHPVFVEAVATQAARLAHVSNYFATPPQLGLAARLKRISGAGEAGRVYFGNSGAEANEAAFKLARLHGGTERPRVLALKDAFHGRTMGSLALTGKPAMQEPFLPMIAGVEFIDSTVDALEEALDDRVAALFIEPIKGEAGVLPLPEGYLAAARKLTTRHGALLIIDEVQTGAGRTGDWFAFQHDGITPDAITVAKGMGGGFPIGALVTFGAASDLFYPGTHGSTFGGNALATAVSNAVLDEIERADLVGNAATRGAQLQSAIDGIGSPLVAEVRGRGLLLGVGLTRPVAKAVTAAAQEHGLIVNAANDSTIRLAPPLTIGDVEIDEFIRLFTAALATVSDALLLDEPDASASAPTEAPA
- the argF gene encoding ornithine carbamoyltransferase, yielding MTRHLLRDDDLTAAEQSEILDLAIELKKDRWAQKPLAGPQTVAVIFDKSSTRTRVSFAVGIADLGGSPLIISTANSQLGGKETPSDTARVLERQVAAIVWRTYAQAGLEEMARGTRVPVVNALSDDFHPCQLLADLLTIREHKGDLAGLTLTFFGDGRSNMAHSYILAGVTAGMHVRVAAPESYAPRADVIRDAEVRAAETGGSIALFTDATEAAAGADVVVTDTWVSMGKEEEKATRLRELGEYKVTRDTMALADDEAIFIHCLPADRGYEVEAEVIDGPQSVVWDEAENRLHAQKALLVWLLRQQ
- a CDS encoding heparan-alpha-glucosaminide N-acetyltransferase domain-containing protein, with translation MAEPPAGRMRTNIRRLAGGERLAGIDLARGLAVLGMLAAHLLETGEFSLGRPGTWIAVVDGRSSILFAVLAGVSIALTTGGTRPVSGAALAAARGRLAVRAVVLWVLGILLISTGVPIYVILPAYAVLFLIAIPLLTLRVEALFVLAAGLLLVMPFVQAALGLLPIWETAAGASLALVIGWAYPFPLWAGFIVLGLAVGRLDLRRRAVPALLLGVGVGVALVSYGVGGTLSRPSVFGEPADYLDIVLSVEPHSGGLPEVLGGAGFALAVLGAALLVCRARLVRALVLPLRATGSMPLTAYSAQVLVWAVWATAALGDPGDLSGFRALQPFWPITVLVVVACTAWAVVVGRGPLETLLARLSRRSERSPRSVGWMP